In Ilumatobacter fluminis, the following proteins share a genomic window:
- a CDS encoding glutamate synthase subunit beta, which yields MGETTGFLQWERETPQYRPVPVRLKDWREVYEEFPVEKVQTQAGRCMDCGIPFCNNGCPLGNLIPDWNDLVYRDHWRDAIDRLHATNNFPEFTGRLCPAPCESACVLGINQPPVAIKQVEVEIIDYAFDQGWVAPQIPSVKTGKRVAVIGSGPAGLAAAQQLTRAGHDTVVLERADRIGGLLRYGIPEFKMEKRHIDRRLDQMEAEGTEFRTNAVVGENVDISVLQASYDAIVLACGATQWRDLPVPGRELNNIYQAMEYLPFANRVQLGDIESSPIDVNGKHVVIIGGGDTGADCLGTAHRQGAASVTQLEIMPRPPEERAGTNPWPQFAFTYKVTSAHDEGGERMYSVNTERFVDDGNGNVKALALHEVQMVDGKFEKVEGTDVEIPADYVFLAMGFTGTESFPWLDELGVERDGRSNVVRDADFMTNVPGVFTAGDMGRGQSLIVWAIAEGRSAAAGVDRYLMGDTRLPAPIAPTDRPLM from the coding sequence ATGGGTGAGACGACCGGATTCCTGCAGTGGGAACGTGAGACCCCGCAGTACCGCCCCGTGCCGGTGCGATTGAAGGACTGGCGCGAGGTCTACGAGGAGTTCCCCGTCGAGAAGGTGCAGACCCAGGCGGGTCGCTGCATGGACTGCGGCATCCCGTTCTGCAACAACGGTTGCCCGCTCGGCAACCTGATTCCCGACTGGAACGATCTCGTCTACCGCGACCACTGGCGTGACGCGATCGACCGCCTGCACGCCACCAACAACTTCCCGGAGTTCACGGGCCGCTTGTGCCCGGCTCCGTGCGAGTCGGCGTGCGTGCTCGGCATCAACCAGCCGCCGGTGGCGATCAAGCAGGTCGAGGTCGAGATCATCGACTACGCCTTCGACCAGGGATGGGTCGCCCCGCAGATCCCGTCGGTGAAGACCGGCAAGCGGGTCGCCGTCATCGGTTCGGGCCCAGCCGGGCTCGCCGCTGCACAGCAACTCACCCGGGCCGGACACGACACCGTCGTGCTCGAGCGTGCCGACCGCATCGGTGGTCTGCTCCGCTACGGCATCCCCGAGTTCAAGATGGAGAAGCGTCACATCGACCGCCGTCTCGACCAGATGGAAGCCGAGGGCACCGAGTTCCGCACCAACGCGGTCGTCGGCGAGAACGTCGACATCTCGGTCTTGCAGGCATCGTACGACGCGATCGTTCTGGCCTGCGGCGCCACCCAGTGGCGCGACCTGCCGGTGCCGGGTCGAGAGCTGAACAACATCTACCAGGCGATGGAGTACCTGCCGTTCGCCAACCGCGTGCAGCTCGGCGACATCGAGTCGTCGCCGATCGACGTCAACGGCAAGCACGTCGTGATCATCGGCGGTGGCGACACCGGCGCCGACTGTCTCGGCACCGCGCACCGTCAGGGTGCCGCCTCGGTCACCCAGCTCGAGATCATGCCTCGGCCACCCGAAGAGCGGGCGGGGACGAACCCCTGGCCGCAGTTCGCGTTCACGTACAAGGTCACGTCGGCCCACGACGAGGGCGGCGAGCGGATGTATTCGGTCAACACCGAGCGCTTCGTCGACGACGGCAACGGCAACGTGAAGGCGCTCGCCCTGCACGAGGTCCAGATGGTCGACGGCAAGTTCGAGAAGGTCGAAGGCACCGACGTCGAGATCCCCGCCGACTACGTGTTCCTGGCGATGGGCTTCACCGGCACCGAGTCGTTCCCGTGGCTCGACGAGCTCGGCGTCGAGCGCGACGGCCGCTCGAACGTGGTCCGCGACGCCGACTTCATGACCAACGTGCCCGGCGTGTTCACCGCCGGCGACATGGGCCGTGGCCAGAGCCTGATCGTCTGGGCGATCGCCGAGGGCCGCTCGGCCGCAGCCGGCGTCGACCGCTACCTGATGGGCGACACCCGACTCCCGGCGCCGATCGCACCGACCGACCGTCCACTCATGTGA
- a CDS encoding zinc-dependent alcohol dehydrogenase has translation MKALQIRRSAGKFGLARVASAVAPATSARIGPLEYRTIDDPECPGDGWHRVQTRLAGICGSDLSLVEGHASTYFDDYVSFPFVPGHEVVGELDDGTRVAIEPVLGHEARGFAPPFEGASPGDGDDYAHLATGRLEPGIQTGFCCSTGGGWAPWFWAHETQLHRLDDAMPDERAVLIEPIAGGVHAALLAAPTIADVADPIVAVLGAGTMGLAAIAGLKRYLPNAHVIVGARYPHQIALATALGADEVVQASKLDRAVRRAAGCHIIGGVLSSGAHVTIDAVGNSGSITDALRITRPRGRVVLLGMPAEVRVDLTGLWHRETELKGAYTYGTETLPDGSTARTFDLAIDTANHYEAERLLSATYRLDDHVDALAHAAEAGRRGAVKIAFDLRGDT, from the coding sequence ATGAAGGCGCTCCAGATCCGGCGTTCGGCCGGCAAGTTCGGCCTGGCCCGCGTCGCGTCCGCTGTCGCGCCCGCCACGTCGGCTCGTATCGGGCCGCTCGAGTACCGCACGATCGACGATCCCGAGTGCCCCGGCGACGGATGGCACCGGGTGCAGACCCGCCTGGCGGGCATCTGCGGCTCCGACCTGTCACTGGTCGAAGGGCACGCCTCCACCTACTTCGACGACTACGTCAGCTTTCCGTTCGTGCCCGGCCACGAGGTGGTCGGCGAACTCGACGACGGCACTCGTGTGGCGATCGAACCGGTGCTCGGCCATGAGGCCCGAGGGTTCGCGCCCCCGTTCGAGGGCGCCTCACCCGGCGACGGTGACGACTACGCACACCTGGCGACGGGCCGGCTCGAGCCCGGTATCCAGACCGGCTTCTGCTGCTCCACGGGCGGGGGCTGGGCACCGTGGTTCTGGGCACACGAGACGCAGCTGCACCGCCTCGACGACGCCATGCCCGACGAGCGCGCCGTCCTCATCGAGCCGATCGCCGGTGGCGTGCACGCTGCGCTGCTCGCCGCCCCCACCATCGCCGACGTCGCCGACCCGATCGTGGCCGTGCTCGGCGCCGGCACGATGGGGCTCGCCGCGATCGCCGGACTCAAGCGGTATCTGCCGAACGCCCACGTGATCGTCGGCGCCCGGTACCCGCACCAGATCGCACTCGCCACGGCGCTCGGCGCCGACGAGGTGGTGCAGGCGAGCAAGCTCGACCGGGCGGTCCGCCGCGCGGCCGGCTGCCACATCATCGGCGGCGTGCTCAGCTCCGGTGCCCATGTCACGATCGACGCCGTGGGCAACAGCGGTTCGATCACCGACGCACTCCGCATCACCCGGCCGCGCGGTCGGGTCGTGCTGCTCGGCATGCCGGCCGAGGTGCGCGTCGACCTCACCGGGCTCTGGCACCGTGAGACCGAACTCAAGGGCGCCTACACCTACGGCACCGAGACGCTGCCCGATGGCAGCACGGCTCGCACGTTCGATCTCGCGATCGACACCGCGAACCACTACGAGGCCGAACGACTGCTGTCGGCCACCTACCGGCTCGACGACCACGTCGATGCCCTGGCCCACGCCGCCGAAGCCGGCCGCCGTGGCGCCGTGAAGATCGCCTTCGACCTCCGAGGAGACACCTGA
- a CDS encoding lysophospholipid acyltransferase family protein, whose translation MELPKRYLRAGQRFAGRAENAARKAAMPLRSYGFPYRAPNVPKGVEVPEEPSKLGADYDTEWARRPLARAARGVITEGPLRLLIGGVAMPDITGLDRLDSLSKLEEPPPVIFAPNHHSHLDTGLMISAIPRCWRRELVVAAAADYFFDSHWKAAMSALALNAIPIDREVTSRKSSDMFRDLIADGHSLLIYPEGGRSPDGWGQEFKGGAAYLSARTGAPVVPVFIDGTGAIYGKGMKRPKPGRTKVVFGAPLRQADDENTRRFNSRIEAAVTRLGDEALTDYWTATKRAAQGTNPALTGPEYNGWRRQWELGERRKLGAAGLRRRQKRVWPDLG comes from the coding sequence GTGGAACTGCCGAAGCGATACCTCCGAGCCGGGCAACGGTTCGCCGGACGGGCCGAGAACGCCGCCCGCAAGGCCGCAATGCCGTTGCGGTCGTACGGGTTCCCGTACCGCGCCCCGAACGTGCCGAAAGGCGTCGAGGTGCCCGAGGAGCCGTCGAAGCTGGGCGCCGACTACGACACCGAGTGGGCGCGGCGTCCGTTGGCACGCGCGGCGCGCGGCGTGATCACCGAAGGGCCGTTGCGGCTCCTCATCGGTGGCGTCGCGATGCCGGACATCACCGGCCTCGACCGCCTCGACTCGTTGAGCAAACTCGAGGAGCCACCGCCGGTCATCTTCGCCCCGAACCATCACAGCCACCTCGACACCGGGCTGATGATCAGCGCGATCCCCCGCTGCTGGCGTCGTGAACTCGTCGTGGCGGCAGCGGCCGACTACTTCTTCGACTCGCACTGGAAGGCCGCCATGTCGGCGCTCGCGCTGAATGCGATCCCGATCGACCGCGAGGTCACGAGCCGCAAGTCGAGCGACATGTTCCGCGACCTGATCGCCGACGGCCACAGCCTGCTGATCTACCCCGAGGGCGGGCGTTCCCCCGACGGCTGGGGTCAGGAGTTCAAGGGCGGCGCCGCGTACCTGTCGGCCCGCACCGGTGCGCCGGTCGTGCCGGTGTTCATCGACGGGACGGGCGCGATCTACGGCAAGGGCATGAAGCGCCCGAAGCCGGGGCGCACCAAGGTCGTGTTCGGCGCCCCGCTCCGACAGGCCGACGACGAGAACACGCGTCGCTTCAACAGCCGGATCGAGGCAGCGGTGACGCGTCTCGGCGACGAGGCACTGACCGACTACTGGACCGCCACCAAGCGGGCCGCGCAGGGCACGAACCCGGCGCTCACGGGCCCGGAGTACAACGGCTGGCGCCGCCAGTGGGAACTGGGCGAACGCCGCAAGCTCGGCGCCGCCGGCCTCCGCCGCCGCCAGAAGCGAGTCTGGCCCGACCTCGGCTGA
- a CDS encoding lactate racemase domain-containing protein: protein MPRPGFVLDVDKSTPPVLFWRGEGFSLEKLPADRSRIIYPAEPLPGLDDPDGHIRDALLNPHDMEPLPALLRPDMKLTICFDDASLSLPKMRRPDIRQRIIEAVLDHAAEAGVDDIHIIAALGLHRRMHDYELRHVLGDRIFDAFHPRGLLYQHDAEDPDNLAVLGETDHGEVLEINKRVADSDLVVYANVNQVAMDGGWKSITTGFASYRCLANHHTPTHLQETKSLMGHRDHSALHKSIWRLGKVLRDNGPKIFQVETSINTNAFPDTFGFLSKREWEWTAKDRALYLATEKSLKRMPNRAKRKIFHSIEAPYEMTSVQAGYTPSVHEITLEHVYEQHLVPVEGQTDILTMGIPFICPYNPEGIMNPILVMCMGLGYMFNMYRNKPLVREGGVIIMTHPTYREFNPVHHPSYIDFFDEVLADTTDPVVMAEKYEKKYAEDEWYKHLYRTGNAYHGVHPFYAWYWGAHGQQWAGKVIIVGGDAPTVRRLGFTPASTMDDAYEIATDVVGRSPSISHLHVPGVLVADVQ, encoded by the coding sequence ATGCCCCGTCCTGGATTCGTGCTCGACGTCGACAAGTCGACGCCGCCGGTGCTGTTCTGGCGCGGCGAGGGGTTCAGCCTCGAGAAGCTGCCCGCCGACCGCAGCCGCATCATCTATCCCGCCGAGCCCCTCCCCGGTCTCGACGACCCCGACGGCCACATCCGCGATGCGCTGCTGAACCCGCACGACATGGAGCCGCTGCCGGCCCTGCTGCGTCCCGACATGAAGCTGACGATCTGCTTCGACGACGCCAGCCTGTCGCTGCCGAAGATGCGCCGCCCCGACATCCGCCAGCGGATCATCGAGGCCGTTCTCGACCACGCCGCCGAGGCGGGCGTCGACGACATCCACATCATCGCTGCGCTCGGCCTGCACCGCCGGATGCACGACTACGAGCTCCGCCACGTGCTCGGCGACCGCATCTTCGACGCGTTCCACCCACGTGGCCTGCTGTACCAGCACGACGCCGAAGATCCCGACAACCTGGCGGTGCTCGGTGAGACCGACCACGGCGAGGTGCTCGAGATCAACAAGCGGGTCGCCGACAGCGACCTCGTCGTCTACGCCAACGTGAACCAGGTGGCGATGGACGGCGGGTGGAAGTCGATCACCACCGGCTTCGCCTCGTACCGCTGCCTCGCCAACCACCACACGCCGACCCACCTCCAGGAGACCAAGAGCCTGATGGGTCACCGCGACCACTCGGCGCTCCACAAGAGCATCTGGCGGCTCGGCAAGGTGCTGCGCGACAACGGTCCGAAGATCTTCCAGGTCGAGACGTCGATCAACACCAACGCCTTCCCCGACACCTTCGGCTTCCTCAGCAAGCGCGAGTGGGAGTGGACGGCGAAGGACCGGGCGCTCTACCTCGCGACCGAGAAGTCGCTGAAGCGCATGCCCAACCGGGCCAAGCGCAAGATCTTCCACTCGATCGAGGCGCCGTACGAGATGACGAGCGTGCAGGCCGGCTACACGCCGAGCGTGCACGAGATCACGCTCGAACACGTCTACGAGCAGCATCTCGTGCCGGTCGAGGGCCAGACCGACATCCTCACGATGGGCATCCCGTTCATCTGCCCGTACAACCCCGAGGGCATCATGAACCCGATCCTCGTGATGTGCATGGGGCTCGGCTACATGTTCAACATGTACCGCAACAAGCCGCTGGTCCGTGAGGGCGGTGTGATCATCATGACGCACCCGACGTACCGCGAGTTCAACCCGGTGCACCACCCGAGCTACATCGACTTCTTCGACGAGGTGCTCGCCGACACCACCGACCCGGTCGTCATGGCCGAGAAGTACGAGAAGAAGTACGCCGAGGACGAGTGGTACAAGCACCTGTACCGCACCGGCAACGCCTACCACGGCGTGCACCCGTTCTACGCCTGGTACTGGGGCGCACATGGACAGCAGTGGGCCGGCAAGGTCATCATCGTCGGCGGCGACGCCCCGACCGTGCGCCGCCTCGGCTTCACGCCGGCGAGCACGATGGACGACGCCTACGAGATCGCCACCGATGTCGTCGGCCGCTCCCCCAGCATCTCCCACCTCCACGTCCCCGGCGTTCTGGTCGCCGACGTCCAGTGA
- a CDS encoding LysM peptidoglycan-binding domain-containing protein — protein sequence MKSSPRATFALTIGVASMALLSGCGSSDGEAASSGDTLNYVPTTSYALKAPATTTTTTTIAPGETPAGGTVPNEQSYTIQSGDSLSAIAGRFDVTMDAIVAYNGWTDGINHVLLPGDTILIPPGSAAPGASETPSSGGSTDSSTDSGSSETADSGDTDEATGTGCSHTIVAGDNPTRVANQYDITVDQLSNANLNNPVWNTFLVGSTLNIPPEGSC from the coding sequence ATGAAATCCAGTCCTCGCGCGACGTTCGCGCTCACGATCGGTGTCGCCTCCATGGCGCTGCTCTCGGGATGCGGTTCGTCCGACGGCGAGGCCGCCAGCTCTGGCGACACGCTCAACTACGTGCCGACCACGAGCTACGCCCTGAAGGCTCCGGCGACGACGACCACCACCACGACGATCGCCCCCGGTGAGACGCCGGCGGGTGGCACCGTGCCGAATGAGCAGTCGTACACGATCCAGTCGGGCGACAGCCTGTCGGCGATCGCCGGCCGCTTCGACGTCACGATGGACGCCATCGTCGCCTACAACGGCTGGACCGACGGCATCAACCACGTGCTGCTGCCGGGCGACACCATCCTCATCCCGCCGGGCTCGGCGGCGCCGGGTGCGAGCGAAACGCCGTCGTCGGGCGGGTCGACCGACTCGTCGACCGACTCCGGCTCGAGCGAGACCGCCGACTCGGGAGACACCGACGAAGCGACGGGCACCGGCTGCTCGCACACCATCGTGGCCGGGGACAACCCGACCCGCGTCGCCAACCAGTACGACATCACCGTCGACCAGTTGAGCAACGCGAACCTGAACAACCCGGTCTGGAACACCTTCCTCGTCGGCAGCACCCTCAACATCCCGCCCGAAGGCAGCTGCTGA